One window of Pseudomonas urmiensis genomic DNA carries:
- a CDS encoding MotA/TolQ/ExbB proton channel family protein — MSLLASPLESVESAVIWLLVGFSVVTWGLALVKVVQFVRLKNQDKRFHQQFWAASSLDSAAEISHELPGPAARVAQSGYAAIAVGEPGHASDLSQSINHQDRLERALRQQIVRERRSLETGLAVVASIGSTSPFIGLFGTVWGIMEALKGISAAGSASLETVAGPIGAALVATGVGIAVAVPAVLVYNYFLRRLKLTAADLDDFAHDFYSLAQKSAFRVLVHPAVHKAQTGFTQPVKEAS, encoded by the coding sequence ATGAGCCTGTTGGCATCCCCTCTCGAATCCGTAGAAAGCGCAGTCATCTGGCTGCTGGTTGGCTTCTCTGTCGTCACCTGGGGCCTGGCCTTGGTCAAGGTGGTGCAGTTCGTGCGCTTGAAGAACCAGGACAAACGCTTCCATCAGCAATTCTGGGCCGCCTCAAGCCTCGATTCAGCTGCTGAAATCAGCCATGAACTGCCCGGCCCTGCTGCCCGTGTCGCTCAGTCCGGTTACGCCGCTATCGCGGTGGGTGAGCCAGGCCATGCCAGCGACCTGAGCCAGTCGATCAACCATCAGGACCGCCTCGAACGTGCCCTGCGCCAACAGATCGTGCGCGAGCGCCGCTCGCTGGAAACCGGCTTGGCAGTGGTAGCCAGTATCGGCAGCACCTCACCGTTCATCGGCCTGTTCGGCACGGTGTGGGGGATCATGGAAGCGCTTAAAGGCATCAGTGCGGCAGGCTCGGCCAGCCTGGAAACCGTGGCCGGTCCGATCGGTGCGGCGTTGGTTGCCACGGGTGTCGGTATCGCCGTCGCCGTGCCTGCGGTGCTGGTCTACAACTACTTCCTGCGCCGGCTCAAGCTGACCGCCGCCGACCTCGATGATTTTGCCCACGACTTCTACAGCCTGGCGCAGAAGAGTGCCTTCCGCGTGCTGGTCCACCCTGCCGTGCACAAGGCCCAGACCGGTTTCACCCAGCCTGTGAAGGAGGCGTCCTGA
- a CDS encoding ExbD/TolR family protein produces MAFSTQDSDEVLSEINVTPLVDVMLVLLVVFIVTAPLLTNAIPINLPKTEAVAPVEQKDPLVVSIDGGGKLFINKDEIQPDLLEANLKDAKAKDAELRVQLQADDGVNYGEVARAMAAIERAGITKLAVITAR; encoded by the coding sequence ATGGCCTTCTCGACCCAGGACAGCGACGAAGTCCTCAGTGAAATCAACGTTACGCCACTGGTCGACGTCATGCTGGTGCTGTTGGTGGTGTTCATCGTCACCGCGCCACTGCTGACCAACGCCATTCCGATCAACCTGCCCAAGACCGAGGCCGTAGCCCCGGTGGAGCAGAAGGATCCGTTGGTGGTGAGCATCGATGGCGGCGGCAAATTGTTCATCAACAAGGATGAAATCCAGCCCGACCTGCTGGAAGCCAACCTCAAGGATGCCAAGGCCAAGGACGCCGAGCTGCGTGTGCAGTTGCAGGCTGACGATGGCGTTAACTATGGCGAGGTGGCGCGGGCCATGGCGGCCATCGAGCGTGCTGGCATTACCAAGCTGGCGGTGATTACCGCGCGCTGA
- a CDS encoding alpha/beta hydrolase: protein MRNESIRYLIVPGWQGSPDNHWQSHWQRSLPNSARVEQHDWLTPLRSDWVQALEQAISADSSPVILIAHSLGCITVAHWAAQASPALLRKVRGALLVAPADVERPTCAPALRNFAPIPMQALPFPSQVVSSDNDPAVNVPRALYLAQSWGAEVGLLANAGHINVKSGHERWEQGFAYLYRLQGRIEQRALRRA, encoded by the coding sequence ATGCGCAATGAGTCGATTCGGTACCTGATTGTGCCGGGCTGGCAAGGATCGCCAGACAATCATTGGCAGAGTCACTGGCAACGCAGCCTGCCCAACAGCGCCAGGGTCGAGCAGCACGATTGGTTGACGCCGCTGCGCAGCGATTGGGTGCAGGCGCTTGAGCAGGCGATCAGCGCCGACAGCTCGCCGGTGATTCTCATCGCCCATAGCCTGGGTTGCATCACGGTTGCCCATTGGGCGGCGCAGGCCAGCCCAGCCTTGTTGCGCAAAGTACGCGGTGCCTTGCTGGTGGCCCCGGCTGATGTCGAGCGGCCCACCTGCGCGCCGGCGCTGCGCAATTTCGCGCCGATCCCGATGCAGGCTTTGCCGTTCCCCAGCCAAGTGGTCAGCTCCGACAACGACCCGGCGGTCAACGTGCCGCGAGCGTTGTACCTGGCCCAGTCGTGGGGTGCCGAGGTTGGCCTGCTGGCCAATGCCGGGCATATCAACGTCAAGTCCGGCCATGAGCGCTGGGAGCAGGGTTTCGCTTACCTCTACCGCCTGCAGGGCCGAATCGAGCAACGCGCACTGCGCCGCGCCTGA